The Anomalospiza imberbis isolate Cuckoo-Finch-1a 21T00152 chromosome Z, ASM3175350v1, whole genome shotgun sequence genomic interval CAGTAGTGAGCAGGCTCTGGGGCCACGGGGAGTTCTTCTGACACAGCCACCACACATCCAGGCTACAGCAAGGCCAGTAGAAATGCTGACcacaaaaatcagatttatttcCCAGTGTGCAATAAGCCAATAATTACACACTCGAGGGAGACATGGATTATTTATTTCAGAGTTGCGGAAGCCTGGGTGCTGCATGGTATTCCATGAATCAAGCACACCATCAAAACTCTTTAGTATTTTGTGTATTTATAcacattttagcaaacaaatgCATTTATGTTCACTGGCTTCAGGTTACATAGTTCTCTTATTAATTATTATTCTATCTTCTGATGTTAATTATTCTCTTACTTCTCATGCTAATTAGTCCACATGCCCAGTCCTTCTCTTGAGACGGTGGGCAGCTTGGTAAGTGGTCTGCTGGAACTGGAGCTGATTCAACACAGTTGCTGAGTTgcctttattattattaattattattattaatttattattattaatttcttcCATATCTTGGGAGTTCTGCCAAATGTCCTTGGGGCCCGTAAATTCTGAATTGTCTGACATCACTGAAACACGTCGTGCCCTAGACCTTAACATGGAAATTAGGACAAAAGGTCTGTCATTCTAACCCCTGCACATTACTTTAACCTTGATTAGTAGCGTCCATGTGTTTCAAGGATTAAATCTCCTTTCTTGTTAATTAGGCTTGAAAATCAAGATCAAACATCAAGAAACATCCTTCCTTAGGAAAACTTTCTCGCGCTGCCAGTTTGGCAGCAGAAACGGCCCGGCGACCGAAGGCGCCGCCGGGAGCCATCGCCCGCTCTCAGCGGGGACCGCCCTTTCcgccctgagtggcaggagcTCAGCCAATAACAGAGCGTCTAGGGCTCGCAGGCGGGAGTTTATCGACCCTCGGCCAATCAGAATTCAGAATTAGGTAATTGGGGGCGTGTCTTGAGCGGCGTCGTTAAGGGCAGGAGCGCGGCGTCACCGCGCTCGGCCGTGGAAGGGctgcgcggcggggcgggggtgCGTTTGCGGGACCCAGCTGCGCGGCAGCGGCACGATGAGCCTGGCCCTCAGGTCGGTACGAACACGGCGCTTTCCTTGCTTGCCCCGCTCGGGGCGCACAGCGCGGTGGGCGTCCCTCTGGACCGCGCCGCCCCGTTCGGGAGGTGTTGGCGGAACGCGGGGCGCATCAGACCGTGGCCGGGCCTGGGTCATCCCCGGCCTCCAGCCGGTCACATCTGATCCCTTTGGCGCGGCCGGGTCGGATCAGGCCCGTCTGTCTGCTGGAAGAGGGAAGGGTCCGGCGCGTCTGGCCTTGGGAGGTTCGCTTCTGGGTTGTCTGATGTGCTTTCAGAAGGCCTGTGAATAGGCATAAAGTTAAATTGCTcggctttgttttgtttctaaattcTGATTTAGTAGCTATTGCATAAAGGAGCCTGGCTTATGAATCCCGGTACCTGGCAAATTCTTGTCTTCAAGTGTAATTAATTCGCTTACATAGCACCTGTTATCCTTAATTTTCAAATCTAAGGACTTCATGCTTACTGTGGTTAAATTAGTGCAGAAGTGGCACTGAACTACTTGTATTTGAGTACTGCTTTGTCTtttgataaattattttatgctAAGCACTAAATGAAAAGTACCCAGATTGCTCTTTCAGAAGAGTTCAGTGTTAATCTGCTTTCAGACTTATAAATAGATTTCTTCATCATAGCTCACAAAATCTGGGTTCCCTGGATCTGAACTACTCTCTTGGTCCTAATTACGTAGCCAGCTCAGAGTTATTTTAGTCCTTCCAAGAGTTGTAGTAATCCAAAGCCTGTGTGAAATCATACTGTCTCAAGTGGTCTGTTAGGAACATCTTAACCTTTGAGGATATTGTGGTTAGAAGCAACTCGGCTTCTGCAACTTGCACTTTTCCTGTCtgtatttgggatttttgcttCAGTGGTTGTTGAAAACTAAGTCTAGATAAGTGTTTAATCTTAGGTTTTGATTAAAATTAGCAAATTGCTAACCAAGAAGGGCATGTTAACAAAGAAGCAGTTTATTAGAGGGGATTTGGAAAGTTAATCTTGCAGTTTTGTGTTCACTGATCAGTAATCTTTATGCATTCTACTCTAGGTGTTGCAGCACTGCTTGTGGTGCAAAAGGACAAATGAGCATAAAAAGCCTATTCCTGAGAGCATAACATAAACTGTGCAGTAATTTAGGTTAGGAAAGACTTATTGAAGTAATCTAGTCCAGCTTCCATCTGATCATAGCAGCTTCTACATAAAGCTAGCTGAGGATGCTAGGAACATTTCATAGTTAGGTTCAAAAACTTTTTGGTGATGGAGACTCATTCCCATTGGAACTATTCTAGCATGTCACCACATGCACTGGGAAAATGTTTTCCCTTAGATCCAGCTGCAGTTCTTTCCCTTAAATTTTGTAGATATTGTCTCTCATTCTTTTACTATGCTTCTCTGAAAATATAAGCTTATTCCTAGACTAGCCAAAGAAAAGGGGGCTGTCTTTGAGCAAGATTTGCTGATTTGGAGGGCTTATCTCTTTCATATATAccaaaacagagcaaaaaaaatcttcaaaacaGTGTGTATATGTGCAATctaaaggattttaaaaaatcctgcaAGTACTATTTATATAAGAATTGTTACAGGTGAAAAAGTTGATTTGTAACACCTAATGCTAGCTTTAGTAGCCAGACTGTGTAGCCTAGTTTGGCTTCCACTGGTCTATCAGTCcccagatttattttattttttaagctaCAGTGTAGAAACTAACTGTTTTCATAAATTGTATAATTTCAACTGCTAATCTAGTTTGAAACCTCAAGAAGCCTTTTTATCTGGTAATTTTTCTGtcctccttttttgttgttgttgctgcttATTAACAAAAATCCCTGTGCAGGTTTATTTTGGGTGGGAGGGAGACTGGAGGTGTCATTCAGATTTCACAACAGAATTGTCTATTTTGAATGTTATTTTAAACTGGGAATGCAAGCTGGGAAAATACTGACTAGGTAAGGTAGTGATTTCTAAAATTATGGTGAGTTTATTATTGGTGGAAAATGTTATGTACAGTAGCATCTTCCCCGTAGAAATCTGTTACACTAcgtttcattttctttgtgtaGGAATGAACTCTCAGTAGATAAaactaaaaagaagaaaagaagagaacTGACTGAGGAACAGAAGCAAGAAATTAAAGATACCTTTGAACTGTTTGATACGGACAAGGATAGAGCGATAAATTACCATCAATTAAAGGTAGAAGTTTCCTTTCATTTAAGCAGTTTTATAGCAGATAATATATCTGTTCCATAGTGAATCCTTAAGATGCTGGCTGTATCTTTAAAAACTTCCTTCAAGATGTCTTGTTGGGTTAAAGGAGTGAAAAATAACGAAATTTCTATTGGTATAAGAATAAGCTTTTCTTACCACTTTATATACTTCATGCATTACAGAATTGCTGTAGCATTCTAAATAAACCTGGTATAATTGCTGACCAGGGATAAGCTTGGACAGATGGAAAACTGTCCAGGGATAAGCTTGGACAGAGGGAAAAACTCTTGAAAAACTGTTTGATCAGTTTTAAAGACATTGTATAACTTAAAACCTGCTGTTGTTTTCACATGTGTAGGTAAAAGATGTAAATCAGATTTGTAAAACTGTTGACTGCAAGCCAGAGCTTACCtgtatttttgaaaagaaagcCTATGATTTGTAGGAATAAGGTGTGCTTTTTGAGGAAGGCTCAGTAGTTGCCCTTCCCAAAGAAGGATGCTCCTAATGATAGCTATTAGCAGATGGAGTTTAGGATATCTTTCTAAGTAAGGCCTCTCACCTGAAAGTCTACAGATTAGTAAATGGGGTTCACTAAACTCGCCTTAAATCTCTTATGCATTTTTATTCTAATTAAGACATCAAGAACAAAAAGTAGCTTTGGAGAGGCCAGTGTTTCAGTCACATATaggatgagattttttttttttaaagaatgtcTAATCCAGTGTATTGGCTCTATAGTGTGGCTCTACCAAGTAatttgaagaaggaaaaaggtcTTATTTTTACTTAATTTGATGCTGTTAGTGTGTTAGGTAGAACAATTCTCTTCTCTTTATTTCAGAGttcacttattttatttttcctggaaGTCACTGTGACtagggctgtgctgggaactCTTGTGGTTATGGTTATGCGATTCCTGGTTATGGTATGCTTTGAATTCCCAGCTGTCATGATTACTTGAAAACCTCTTTCTTAGCGGTCTAATCAAATATTGTCACCCTGAAGCTTATACTGTGAAAGAGCAGAAatacataaagaaaaaattacttatcCCCTTCTCTACAAAATCAGCATATAGCATCAAATTTTGAATAACTACTTCAGTGGTTTTCCATGTGTGGTTAACCTGTATTCATCAGTTAGGAGGAAGTTAGGGTGTGTGTGCTTTGCAATTGCCTTCTAAGGTGAAATGGGAAACTAAATGTGAACTTCTGTGCTAATGTATAAGTAAAATATAGGTTGGCTTCTGTGGCTGACTAGTAAAGCAGTTAAAAGTCTGGTAGGACTTATAAATCCATGAACATACACACTGGCATACAGTTTGCAGAATGATTTTCAGTTTTGTCTTAAGAAGATAAGATTTTGAAATGGTTTTGAAAGTGAGGAATAAATTTACTTGCTCTCAGATGCATTTGGTTCAGTcagaaaaatccctgaaaatgcaaagtttttttttttctcactgtaaCTAGATGTTCCATTTCCTAATAGCAGTTCTAAATGCTTTTAATATCCCAcactcttttccttttatttattttatttattattttaaccAAACCGTTGATATGCTCTTTCTCTCTTGGGCAAGAAGGTGATTactgaaattaaaaggaaaatctgtttaatatttattttgatcCTTATCTATGATTGCACTTCCATTTTATTCCAAAAGGTGGCAATGAGAGCCTTGGGTTTTGATGTGAAAAAAGCTGATGTCCTGAAAATACTTAAAGATTATGATCGAGAATCAACAGGCAAGATCACCTTTGAAGATTTTAATGAAGTTGGTATGTGTTTGATTGTGTTTCTGCTGCTAGAGATATTTAGCCTATAATAGTGAGTACAATTTCAAAGCTGTACTTTGTGGACTTCTTCAACTATTTAAGAAATGGAGGTGTGAGATTTCATTTCATATTTTGCTTAATATAGGTCAGTAGTAAAGAagataaatatttgt includes:
- the CETN3 gene encoding centrin-3 isoform X1, with amino-acid sequence MSLALRNELSVDKTKKKKRRELTEEQKQEIKDTFELFDTDKDRAINYHQLKVAMRALGFDVKKADVLKILKDYDRESTGKITFEDFNEVVTDWILDRDPLEEILKAFKLFDDDDSGKISLRNLRRVARELGENMSDEELRGMIEEFDKDGDGESMCWQIKHHIILFLILFPF
- the CETN3 gene encoding centrin-3 isoform X2 encodes the protein MSLALRNELSVDKTKKKKRRELTEEQKQEIKDTFELFDTDKDRAINYHQLKVAMRALGFDVKKADVLKILKDYDRESTGKITFEDFNEVVTDWILDRDPLEEILKAFKLFDDDDSGKISLRNLRRVARELGENMSDEELRGMIEEFDKDGDGEINQEEFIAIMTGDI